TTACAATTGGGATTATAATTGTTTTTGTGGGTCTGTATTACAGAAGTTGGTGGGGGCTAATTGGATTAGCACCAATCATTACAGGTGCAACCCGCTATTGTCCAGCGAATGCAATCCTGGGAATACAGAATTGTAAGGTTAAACATTGATATTGTGGCTGCTTTTCGGCAGCTTTTTTTGCTCCGCTTACGGCAGTAATGCGGTATAAATGAATCTTTATATATGCAGAATAATCCAAAGAATGATTTGTATTCAACCAATTGACGATTTATCGCACAAGATGAGAATTTTGGGAGGCGATTTCAACGTGAATGACTTTGATGATATCAACCGGGAACGAAATGGGAACGGCTGGATTGGAGAGGAAGGGGTTCTCGATGAGGATATGGAAGTTGACTCTGATGTTAATGAGGATCGCAATCGGGAACAGCAATTGGATGCTTCATTTCAGGACTGGTACCGTAATATTGAATCTTGGGTGAAACAGAAGGAAGATATGACTCAGGTGCCGAAGGCGAACGTCTTTGATGCCGCCGTCAATATGGATGCCGATCAAGAAAAAAATAAATAACCGCACCATTAATCGGAGAATAACAAGGGAACATAGAGGTATTAGTGTGAATTTGCACATTAATCCGGCAGGGGTTTTGCAAATTAAATCGGCATAAAAAGCAGCTTTTTTTCGTTGTTTTGCAAATTAATTCCGCATAGGATC
Above is a window of Ferviditalea candida DNA encoding:
- a CDS encoding YgaP family membrane protein, encoding MKCNVGKTEQVIRITIGIIIVFVGLYYRSWWGLIGLAPIITGATRYCPANAILGIQNCKVKH